One Buteo buteo chromosome 4, bButBut1.hap1.1, whole genome shotgun sequence DNA segment encodes these proteins:
- the HMX3 gene encoding homeobox protein HMX3 — protein sequence MPETGQEPPNAPPPPAKESFYIKNLLNGGPAKASPKQPRALFAPSGKAAAAVDGAGFALSQVGDLAFPRFEIPAPRFALSAHCLERAQTWWYPYALTPAGAHLPRTEAAEKSLLRDSSPASGTDRDSPEPLLKAEGEQKELDSKSPPDEIVLEESDSEEAKKEGGAEDWKKREESPEKKPCRKKKTRTVFSRSQVFQLESTFDMKRYLSSSERAGLAASLHLTETQVKIWFQNRRNKWKRQLAAELEAANLSHAAAQRIVRVPILYHENSGAEGSAGGGGAPGTQPLLTFPHPVYYSHPVVTSVPLLRPV from the exons ATGCCGGAGACCGGGCAGGAACCTCCTAAcgcccctccgccgccggccaaggAATCCTTCTACATCAAGAACCTACTCAACGGCGGCCCCGCCAAGGCGAGCCCGAAACAACCGCGGGCTCTGTTCGCCCCCTCGGGcaaagcggcggcggcggtggacGGCGCCGGGTTCGCCCTCTCGCAGGTGGGCGATCTCGCTTTCCCCCGCTTCGAGATCCCGGCACCGCGCTTCGCCTTGAGCGCCCACTGCCTGGAGCGGGCCCAAACCTGGTGGTACCCCTACGCCCTGACGCCGGCCGGAGCCCACCTGCCCCGCACGGAAG CCGCGGAGAAATCCCTGCTGAGGGACTCGTCCCCCGCCTCGGGCACCGACCGGGATTCCCCGGAGCCGCTGCTGAAGGCGGAGGGGgagcagaaggagctggactCCAAGAGCCCCCCCGACGAGATCGTCCTGGAAGAGAGCGACTCGGAGGAAGcgaagaaggaagggggagcgGAGGACTGGAAGAAACGGGAGGAGAGCCCGGAGAAGAAACCCTGCCGCAAGAAGAAGACGCGGACGGTGTTCAGCCGCAGCCAGGTTTTCCAGCTGGAATCCACCTTCGACATGAAGCGCTACCTGAGCAGCTCGGAACGGGCCGGCCTGGCCGCTTCCCTCCACCTGACAGAGACCCAGGTGAAGATTTGGTTCCAAAACCGACGCAACAAGTGGAAGAGGCAACTGGCGGCCGAGCTGGAAGCCGCCAACCTCAGCCACGCCGCCGCGCAGCGCATCGTCCGCGTCCCCATCCTCTACCACGAGAACTCGGGCGCGGAAGGgagcgcggggggcggcggagcCCCCGGTACCCAACCCCTGCTCACCTTCCCTCACCCCGTCTATTATTCCCACCCCGTGGTCACCTCCGTACCGCTCCTGCGGCCCGTCTGA
- the HMX2 gene encoding homeobox protein HMX2 encodes MSSKEDPSKCCPAAAPISSFTIQSILGSSGSAEPPRETGGRVTAWPPRGRTLSLSSEDEEQEESWKHRGCFCPEAQSPAEACRKHQPLTFTCLGSAKGNGAAAAGSGERGSFLSPPQQDCKEEKEKPLGPSSPSCGDRQRDGGDRQAGAAKKKTRTVFSRSQVYQLESTFDMKRYLSSSERACLASSLQLTETQVKTWFQNRRNKWKRQLSAELEAANMAHASAQTLVGMPLVFRDNSLLRVPVPRSIAFPAPLYYPGSNLSALPLYNLYNKIDY; translated from the exons ATGAGCAGCAAAGAAGACCCCAGCAAATGCTGTCCGGCGGCTGCTCCCATCTCCAGTTTTACCATCCAGTCCATCCTGGGCAGCAGCGGCAGCGCCGAACCCCCCCGGGAAACCGGTGGGAGGGTGACCGCCTGGCCCCCCCGCGGCCGgaccctttccctttcctcgGAGGACGAGGAACAGGAGGAAAGCTGGAAACATCGCGGCTGTTTCTGCCCCGAAGCTCAAAGCCCCGCCGAGGCTTGCCGCAAGCACCAGCCCCTCACCTTTACTTGTCTCG GCAGCGCCAAGGGGaacggagcggcggcggcgggcagcggggagAGGGGGTCCTTCCTCTCGCCCCCCCAGCAGGACTgtaaggaggagaaggaaaaacccCTGGGACCCTCCTCGCCCTCCTGCGGGGACCGGCAGCGCGACGGCGGGGACCGACAGGCCGGTGCGGCCAAGAAGAAGACGCGGACGGTGTTCAGCCGCAGCCAGGTCTATCAGCTGGAATCCACCTTCGACATGAAGCGCTACCTGAGCAGCTCGGAACGGGCCTGCCTGGCTTCCAGCTTGCAGCTCACTGAGACCCAGGTGAAAACCTGGTTCCAGAACCGCAGGAACAAGTGGAAACGGCAGCTCTCGGCCGAGCTGGAGGCGGCCAACATGGCCCACGCCTCGGCGCAGACTCTGGTGGGGATGCCGCTGGTGTTCAGAGACAATTCCCTCCTCCGAGTGCCGGTGCCCCGGTCCATCGCCTTCCCCGCTCCTCTCTACTACCCCGGCAGCAACCTCTCGGCCTTACCGCTCTACAACCTCTACAACAAGATCGACTACTGA